A single genomic interval of Peromyscus leucopus breed LL Stock chromosome 7, UCI_PerLeu_2.1, whole genome shotgun sequence harbors:
- the LOC119088433 gene encoding 28S ribosomal protein S33, mitochondrial-like, with protein sequence MASLSEYALRMSRLSARIFGEVAIPTDSKSRKVVNMFSGQPLAKKKETYDWYPNHNTYFALTGTLRFLGLYRDEHQDFMDEQGRLKKLCGKGKPRNGEG encoded by the coding sequence ATGGCTTCACTTTCAGAATATGCATTGCGTATGTCTCGTCTGAGTGCCCGGATCTTTGGTGAAGTGGCCATACCTACTGATTCGAAGTCCAGGAAAGTGGTGAATATGTTCAGTGGACAGCCCTTGGCCAAAAAGAAAGAGACCTACGACTGGTATCCAAATCACAACACGTATTTTGCACTCACGGGCACACTCCGTTTCCTTGGCCTTTACAGAGATGAGCATCAGGATTTTATGGATGAGCAAGGACGTCTAAAGAAGCTCTGTGGAAAGGGAAAACCAAGGAATGGAGAAGGATAA